One segment of Panicum virgatum strain AP13 chromosome 1K, P.virgatum_v5, whole genome shotgun sequence DNA contains the following:
- the LOC120698565 gene encoding uncharacterized protein LOC120698565 isoform X2, giving the protein MNSSKRPRNTTDPSGGGDGDDGSRTMAAQEDSATSGSRVASPETRERMASSAGCDKSLPSEKHTRGSTVSAAASPGVSAAGSGGVAKEQNSSGSIIIPKLLRPRKLQVKRLCHKAADLSLEDLGPTSVSKPVEETPTTLEQPKSMPAPMEPGVEKTPSTEPVEIEVEKTTGASVDLQSTDQEKVTDIAPEVEQSTHENLQEEPKLPVEGAKLYEEKILEF; this is encoded by the exons CAGATCCGTCTGGGGGAGGAGATGGCGATGATGGGAGCCGAACAATGGCTGCCCAAGAAGATTCCGCAACGAGTGGATCTCGAGTTGCATCGCCAGAGACGCGTGAACGCATGGCGTCATCAGCTGGTTGCGACAAAAG CCTCCCAAGTGAGAAGCACACGCGTGGTTCCACAGTTTCTGCCGCCGCTAGTCCAGGTGTGTCCGCGGCTGGCTCTGGAGGCGTGGCCAAGGAACAGAACTCCTCGGGATCTATTATAATCCCGAAATTATTGCGACCGAGGAAGTTACAGGTTAAGAGATTGTGCCA CAAGGCAGCTGACCTTAGTCTTGAAGACTTGGGTCCAACCTCAGTTTCCAAACCAGTCGAGGAGACTCCCACAACCTTGGAACAGCCGAAGAGCATGCCCGCTCCGATGGAACCAGGAGTTGAAAAGACTCCCTCGACTGAACCAGTGGAGATTGAGGTGGAGAAGACCACAGGCGCCTCTGTTG ATTTGCAGTCGACAGATCAAGAGAAGGTCACCGATATAGCCCCGGAAGTCGAGCAGTCGACTCACGAGAATCTGCAAGAAGAACCAAAGCTGCCGGTGGAAGGGGCAAAATTATATGAAGAAAAAATTCTCGAGTTTTAG
- the LOC120698565 gene encoding uncharacterized protein LOC120698565 isoform X1 codes for MAPKKSLSKGKEKPSGVGSPTEIEGWRATDPSGGGDGDDGSRTMAAQEDSATSGSRVASPETRERMASSAGCDKSLPSEKHTRGSTVSAAASPGVSAAGSGGVAKEQNSSGSIIIPKLLRPRKLQVKRLCHKAADLSLEDLGPTSVSKPVEETPTTLEQPKSMPAPMEPGVEKTPSTEPVEIEVEKTTGASVDLQSTDQEKVTDIAPEVEQSTHENLQEEPKLPVEGAKLYEEKILEF; via the exons ATGGCACCCAAGAAGAGTCTGAGCAAGGGAAAGGAGAAACCCAGCGGAGTAGGAAGCCCAACCGAGATTGAAGGATGGAGAGCAA CAGATCCGTCTGGGGGAGGAGATGGCGATGATGGGAGCCGAACAATGGCTGCCCAAGAAGATTCCGCAACGAGTGGATCTCGAGTTGCATCGCCAGAGACGCGTGAACGCATGGCGTCATCAGCTGGTTGCGACAAAAG CCTCCCAAGTGAGAAGCACACGCGTGGTTCCACAGTTTCTGCCGCCGCTAGTCCAGGTGTGTCCGCGGCTGGCTCTGGAGGCGTGGCCAAGGAACAGAACTCCTCGGGATCTATTATAATCCCGAAATTATTGCGACCGAGGAAGTTACAGGTTAAGAGATTGTGCCA CAAGGCAGCTGACCTTAGTCTTGAAGACTTGGGTCCAACCTCAGTTTCCAAACCAGTCGAGGAGACTCCCACAACCTTGGAACAGCCGAAGAGCATGCCCGCTCCGATGGAACCAGGAGTTGAAAAGACTCCCTCGACTGAACCAGTGGAGATTGAGGTGGAGAAGACCACAGGCGCCTCTGTTG ATTTGCAGTCGACAGATCAAGAGAAGGTCACCGATATAGCCCCGGAAGTCGAGCAGTCGACTCACGAGAATCTGCAAGAAGAACCAAAGCTGCCGGTGGAAGGGGCAAAATTATATGAAGAAAAAATTCTCGAGTTTTAG
- the LOC120698565 gene encoding uncharacterized protein LOC120698565 isoform X3 — protein sequence MNSSKRPRNTNPSGGGDGDDGSRTMAAQEDSATSGSRVASPETRERMASSAGCDKSLPSEKHTRGSTVSAAASPGVSAAGSGGVAKEQNSSGSIIIPKLLRPRKLQVKRLCHKAADLSLEDLGPTSVSKPVEETPTTLEQPKSMPAPMEPGVEKTPSTEPVEIEVEKTTGASVDLQSTDQEKVTDIAPEVEQSTHENLQEEPKLPVEGAKLYEEKILEF from the exons ATCCGTCTGGGGGAGGAGATGGCGATGATGGGAGCCGAACAATGGCTGCCCAAGAAGATTCCGCAACGAGTGGATCTCGAGTTGCATCGCCAGAGACGCGTGAACGCATGGCGTCATCAGCTGGTTGCGACAAAAG CCTCCCAAGTGAGAAGCACACGCGTGGTTCCACAGTTTCTGCCGCCGCTAGTCCAGGTGTGTCCGCGGCTGGCTCTGGAGGCGTGGCCAAGGAACAGAACTCCTCGGGATCTATTATAATCCCGAAATTATTGCGACCGAGGAAGTTACAGGTTAAGAGATTGTGCCA CAAGGCAGCTGACCTTAGTCTTGAAGACTTGGGTCCAACCTCAGTTTCCAAACCAGTCGAGGAGACTCCCACAACCTTGGAACAGCCGAAGAGCATGCCCGCTCCGATGGAACCAGGAGTTGAAAAGACTCCCTCGACTGAACCAGTGGAGATTGAGGTGGAGAAGACCACAGGCGCCTCTGTTG ATTTGCAGTCGACAGATCAAGAGAAGGTCACCGATATAGCCCCGGAAGTCGAGCAGTCGACTCACGAGAATCTGCAAGAAGAACCAAAGCTGCCGGTGGAAGGGGCAAAATTATATGAAGAAAAAATTCTCGAGTTTTAG